The proteins below are encoded in one region of Hordeum vulgare subsp. vulgare chromosome 3H, MorexV3_pseudomolecules_assembly, whole genome shotgun sequence:
- the LOC123441927 gene encoding protein NRT1/ PTR FAMILY 1.2-like: METQEGGAHSSESDARKLEGRGGFVALPFIIANEMLEKVAGFGLNTNMIMYLTKQYHLSNVTAAATLFVWAAAANFAPIPGALIADMYTGRFMAISLGSIACLTGIVFLWLSAMIPGARPPPCGVGLAGEQCAPPGPRHLAWLIAGFTFLSIGAGGIRPCSMAFGADQFSRHPKERRSRILQAYFNAYYASIGVAFTVAVTVIVYVQDNVGWKAGFAVPMGLMMLSAVSFLLGSRLYVKEKGSKQMFAGIGAALVAAIRNHRAQLPAKTEDGVYHHLKDCKLTVPTHKLRFLNKACMISNTGNEEGNGAAGSERDGNGGGRRLCTVDQVEQLKSAVRILPIWSSTVFLAQAMSQNYAVLQANEMDRRIGVGQFRVPGCSLTMFNMVTMSLWSGSYDRWIAPALRRVTGDPRGLTMKQRVGVGLLLATAAMAVSGAVEGARRRLALAGGGGGMSAFWLVPQFALMGLAEAFGVIGELEFFYTELPKSMASFSMALLYMAMGVGNLVNSLIVKVVDDASRRGGRTSWLSSDLNAGHYDYYYWLLACLGAVNFVYFLWCAWKYGEEGKNVEWEEEGEGERERPMA; encoded by the exons ATGGAAACCCAAGAAGGCGGTGCGCACAGCTCTGAATCCGATGCCCGCAAACTGGAAGGGAGAGGTGGGTTCGTAGCCCTGCCCTTCATCATAG CAAATGAAATGCTGGAGAAAGTTGCGGGATTCGGGCTCAACACCAACATGATCATGTACCTCACCAAGCAGTACCACCTGAGCAACGTCACCGCCGCAGCGACGCTCTTCGTGTGGGCTGCGGCGGCAAATTTCGCGCCCATTCCCGGCGCGCTCATAGCCGACATGTACACGGGCCGGTTCATGGCCATCTCGCTAGGCTCCATCGCATGCCTAACG GGGATTGTTTTCCTATGGCTGAGCGCCATGATACCCGGAGCACGGCCGCCGCCGTGCGGCGTCGGCCTTGCCGGGGAGCAGTGCGCGCCCCCGGGGCCGAGGCACCTTGCGTGGCTCATCGCCGGCTTCACGTTCCTGTCCATCGGCGCCGGCGGCATCCGGCCGTGCTCCATGGCCTTCGGCGCGGACCAGTTCTCCCGGCACCCCAAGGAGAGGAGGTCGAGGATCCTGCAGGCCTACTTCAACGCCTACTACGCGTCCATCGGGGTGGCCTTCACGGTCGCCGTCACCGTGATCGTGTACGTGCAGGACAACGTCGGGTGGAAGGCCGGGTTCGCCGTCCCGATGGGCCTCATGATGCTCTCCGCGGTGAGCTTCCTCCTGGGCTCCCGCCTCTACGTCAAGGAGAAGGGGTCCAAGCAGATGTTCGCCGGGATAGGCGCCGCCCTCGTGGCGGCGATCAGGAACCACAGGGCGCAGCTGCCGGCGAAGACGGAGGACGGCGTGTACCATCATCTCAAGGACTGCAAGCTCACCGTCCCCACACACAAGTTGAG GTTCCTGAACAAGGCCTGCATGATCAGCAACACTGGGAACGAAGAAGGCAATGGCGCGGCGGGCTCAGAGCGAGATGGCAACGGTGGCGGCAGGAGGCTGTGCACGGTGGACCAGGTGGAGCAGCTCAAGTCGGCCGTCAGAATCCTGCCGATCTGGTCATCCACCGTGTTCCTCGCGCAGGCCATGAGCCAGAACTACGCCGTGCTGCAGGCCAACGAGATGGACCGGCGCATCGGCGTGGGACAGTTCCGCGTGCCGGGCTGCTCCCTCACCATGTTCAACATGGTGACCATGTCGCTGTGGTCGGGCAGCTACGACAGGTGGATCGCGCCGGCGCTGCGGCGGGTGACGGGCGACCCGCGGGGGCTCACCATGAAGCAGCGCGTGGGCGTGGGCCTGCTGCTGGCGACGGCGGCGATGGCCGTGTCCGGCGCGGTGGAGGGCGCGCGGCGCAGGCTGGcgctggccggcggcggcggcggcatgtCGGCGTTCTGGCTGGTGCCGCAATTCGCGCTCATGGGGCTGGCGGAGGCGTTCGGCGTGATCGGGGAGCTCGAGTTCTTCTACACGGAGCTGCCCAAGAGCATGGCCAGCTTTAGCATGGCGCTGCTCTACATGGCCATGGGGGTGGGCAACCTGGTCAACAGCCTGATCGTCAAGGTGGTGGACGACGCGAGCAGGCGCGGGGGGAGGACGAGCTGGCTCTCCAGCGATCTCAACGCGGgccactacgactactactactggcTGCTCGCTTGTCTGGGCGCCGTCAACTTCGTCTACTTCCTCTGGTGTGCCTGGAAGTACGGCGAGGAGGGGAAGAACGTGgagtgggaggaggagggtgAAGGTGAGAGGGAACGGCCGAtggcctag